One genomic region from Phoenix dactylifera cultivar Barhee BC4 unplaced genomic scaffold, palm_55x_up_171113_PBpolish2nd_filt_p 000046F, whole genome shotgun sequence encodes:
- the LOC103710097 gene encoding uncharacterized protein LOC103710097 isoform X1, with translation MLEARSLRKALVPSSLLSDPSPGNLQSTRLALHVNEAGPSCLVYIASGCRVYKIEISMEDSTITKGKESLLIPVHAQVISSSIVDRCPHRSEIQSVVIAEGDSDNCLIMGTVDSYGHLIVSRLDVIDADVDRLSYSVLPRDCGVGEGSWAGVCFSPVHWSTVAVARSFCKSIDVYDQDIHLRSLHTLWYPASLSFLQNSLTGDGSSSILAVAEGSQLTIWDLRTNHNGGCIQRVCGSIGDLIYAVSCAPSGAIAVGGSDRTVTIYDPRKWSAISRWVNCSKYEITGLSFSSIDTACIYIQSVDYEVMCGLWKEHSKVFSFRGDSNWLGFNKSAKADVLAGWCDSGSIFVADVLREQQESM, from the exons ATGCTGGAGGCGAGGAGCCTGCGGAAGGCGCTCGTCCCGTCTTCCCTCCTCTCCGATCCCTCTCCGGGGAACCTCCAGTCCACTCGACTCGCTCTCCAC GTCAATGAGGCCGGCCCTTCTTGCTTGGTCTACATCGCTTCCGGGTGCCGCGTTTACAAGATCGAG ATATCTATGGAAGATTCCACAATTACCAAGGGAAAGGAGAGTCTTCTGATTCCTGTTCATGCACAG GTGATAAGCTCATCAATAGTTGACCGCTGCCCACACCGTTCAGAGATTCAAAGTGTAGTAATTGCTGAGGGAGATA GTGATAACTGCTTAATTATGGGTACAGTAGACTCTTATGGTCACCTTATTGTATCCCGATTGGACGTGATAGATGCAG ATGTTGACAGGCTTTCATATTCGGTGCTGCCCCGGGATTGTGGTGTAGGAGAAGGGAGTTGGGCTGGGGTTTGTTTCAGCCCAGTTCATTGGTCTACG GTGGCAGTTGCTCGCAGCTTCTGCAAAAGCATTGATGTTTATGATCAAGATATTCATCTTCGGAGTTTACATAC GTTGTGGTATCCAGCGTCATTGAGCTTTCTTCAAAATTCGCTCACTGGGGATGGGAGTTCCTCTATACTAGCTGTTGCTGAAGGTTCTCAG CTGACTATATGGGACTTGAGAACAAATCACAATGGTGGTTGTATACAACGTGTTTGTGGCTCCATCGGAGATCTCATATATGCTGTTAGCTGCGCTCCATCTGGAGCAATTGCGGTGGGTGGATCTGATCGGACTGTAACCATCTACGATCCTCGCAA GTGGTCAGCCATATCAAGATGGGTAAACTGCTCCAAATATgag ATAACAGGTTTATCTTTTTCATCAATCGACACAGCCTGTATTTATATACAAAGTGTTGATTATGAG GTTATGTGTGGGCTATGGAAAGAACATAGTAAAGTGTTTTCGTTCAGAGGAGACTCTAACTGGCTGGGATTTAATAAG TCTGCAAAAGCAGATGTTCTTGCTGGATGGTGTGATTCTGGCAGTATCTTTGTGGCTGATGTTTTAAGGGAGCAACAGGAAAGCATGTGA
- the LOC103710098 gene encoding tubby-like F-box protein 8, with product MSFRSILRDVRDSFESLSRRSFEVRLSGFSGHHRGKSQGSVHELQDEPPVIQQSCWASLPPELLCDVIKRLEASESTWPSRKHVVACAAVCRSWREMCKEIVRSPEFNGKLTFPVSLKQSGPRDGTIQCFIKRDKSKLTYHLYLCLSPAVLVENGKFLLSAKRNRRTTCTEYIISMDADTISRSSNTYIGKLRSNFLGTKFIIYDTQPPYNGAALCPLGRTSRRFYSKKVSPKVPSGSYSIAQVTYELNVLGTRGPRRMHIIMHSIPASSLEPGGTVPGQPDHLLPRSLEDSFRSMSKSSIMDRSLDFSSSRFSDITGGTLGGDEEDENKERPLVLRNKAPRWHEQLQCWCLNFRGRVTIASVKNFQLIAATQPAAGAPTPSQPAPSEHDKVILQFGKVAKDMFTMDYRYPLSAFQAFAICLSSFDTKLACE from the exons ATGTCGTTCCGCAGTATACTTCGTGATGTAAGAGATAGTTTTGAGAGTTTGTCAAGACGTAGTTTTGAGGTGAGGCTTTCAGGCTTTTCGGGTCATCACAGGGGAAAATCTCAGGGTTCTGTGCATGAGCTGCAAGACGAGCCTCCGGTGATCCAGCAGAGTTGCTGGGCTAGCCTTCCTCCTGAGCTACTTTGTGATGTAATTAAAAGGTTGGAAGCAAGTGAAAGTACCTGGCCGTCACGCAAGCATGTTGTTGCCTGTGCAGCTGTTTGCCGATCATGGAGGGAGATGTGTaaagagattgttagaagtccaGAATTTAATGGGAAGCTCACTTTCCCAGTATCCTTGAAGCAG TCTGGGCCTCGAGATGGGACCATTCAGTGCTTCATTAAGAGGGATAAGTCAAAATTAACTTATCATCTCTACCTGTGCCTCAGCCCTG CTGTGCTTGTTGAGAATGGAAAGTTCCTACTATCCGCAAAAAGGAACCGCCGGACAACCTGCACAGAGTACATTATATCTATGGATGCTGACACCATATCAAGATCAAGCAACACTTATATTGGAAAGTTGAG GTCAAATTTCCTTGGCACAAAGTTCATAATCTATGACACCCAACCACCATATAATGGGGCTGCCTTATGCCCGCTCGGACGAACAAGCCGCAGATTCTACTCCAAGAAAGTGTCTCCAAAGGTCCCATCTGGCAGTTACAGCATAGCTCAGGTGACATATGAGCTGAATGTTCTTGGCACAAGAGGCCCTCGGCGGATGCACATCATCATGCACTCCATTCCTGCCTCTTCCCTTGAGCCTGGTGGCACAGTCCCTGGCCAACCTGATCACCTCCTTCCTCGATCCCTAGAGGATTCCTTTCGCAGCATGTCCAAGTCTTCCATCATGGACCGCTCTCTGGATTTCAGCAGCTCTCGCTTCTCTGACATCACTGGAGGGACCCTGGGGGGAGATGAAGAGGATGAGAACAAGGAGAGGCCTCTTGTGCTCCGCAACAAGGCCCCTAGATGGCATGAACAGCTGCAGTGCTGGTGCCTCAACTTCCGGGGCCGGGTTACTATCGCCTCTGTCAAGAACTTCCAGCTCATTGCTGCAACACAGCCTGCTGCAGGAGCTCCCACACCATCACAGCCAGCGCCATCTGAGCATGACAAGGTCATACTGCAGTTTGGTAAGGTGGCAAAGGATATGTTCACCATGGACTACCGTTATCCGCTCTCGGCCTTCCAGGCATTTGCTATCTGCTTGAGTAGCTTCGACACCAAGTTGGCTTGTGAATAG
- the LOC103710096 gene encoding uncharacterized protein LOC103710096, translating into MPATDYQGSSVPFASIGRTILSLRRDQLHSVDGHDGGSRQDQDLEVFQRHVADLFLDLSSSAAGGEDLLSLSWVRKLLDAFFICQEEFRVILFNGKGILSRAPLDRLISDFFERGVKALDVCNAIRDGIDQIRQWSKHLEIVLVALHPSHRTLGEGQLRRARKALTDLTILMLDEKDAGSVLNHRNRSFGRGSHGKDSNHHHGRHFRSLSWSVSRSWSAARQLQAISNNLSAPRGNEIAATNGLAVPVFTMSSVLLFVMWTLVAAIPCQDRGLGTHFSVPRSFPWAASVLSLHERIMEESKKKDRKNSNGLLKEIHQIERCTRQLAELMDSVQFPLSEEKEAEVRRGLQELAEVCGALKEGLDPLERQVRVVFHRIVRSRTEGLDSISRAHNPE; encoded by the coding sequence ATGCCCGCCACGGACTACCAAGGCTCCTCGGTGCCGTTCGCGTCGATCGGGCGCACGATCCTGAGCCTCCGGCGCGACCAGCTCCACTCCGTGGACGGCCACGACGGCGGCTCCCGCCAGGACCAGGATCTCGAGGTCTTCCAGCGCCATGTTGCCGACCTCTTCCTCgacctctcctcctccgccgccggcgGAGAAGACCTCCTCTCCCTGTCCTGGGTCCGGAAGCTCCTGGACgccttcttcatctgccaaGAAGAGTTCCGCGTGATCCTCTTCAACGGCAAGGGGATCCTCTCCCGCGCCCCTCTCGACCGCCTCATCTCCGACTTCTTCGAGCGCGGCGTTAAAGCCCTCGACGTTTGCAATGCGATCCGGGATGGGATCGACCAGATCCGGCAGTGGAGCAAGCACCTCGAGATCGTCCTCGTCGCTCTCCATCCTTCCCACAGGACCCTCGGCGAGGGCCAGCTCCGCCGCGCCCGCAAGGCCCTCACCGACCTCACCATCCTCATGCTCGATGAGAAGGACGCCGGCTCCGTCCTCAACCACCGCAACCGCTCCTTCGGCCGCGGAAGCCACGGCAAGGACAGCAACCACCACCACGGCCGCCACTTCCGCTCCCTCTCTTGGAGCGTCTCCCGCTCCTGGTCCGCCGCCCGCCAGCTCCAGGCCATCAGCAACAACCTCTCGGCTCCTCGGGGGAATGAGATCGCTGCCACCAACGGCCTCGCGGTCCCCGTGTTCACCATGAGCTCCGTGCTGCTCTTCGTCATGTGGACCCTCGTGGCCGCCATCCCGTGCCAGGACCGTGGCCTGGGGACCCACTTCTCGGTCCCCCGCAGCTTCCCCTGGGCGGCCTCGGTGCTGTCGCTGCACGAGCGGATCATGGAGGAATCGAAGAAGAAGGACCGCAAGAATTCGAATGGGCTGCTCAAGGAGATCCATCAGATCGAGCGATGCACTCGCCAATTGGCAGAACTGATGGACTCGGTCCAGTTTCCATTGTCCGAGGAGAAGGAGGCGGAGGTGAGGCGGGGGTTGCAGGAGCTAGCGGAGGTGTGCGGCGCTCTGAAAGAAGGGCTCGACCCGCTGGAACGCCAGGTGAGAGTTGTGTTCCATAGGATCGTGCGCAGCCGAACGGAAGGCCTCGATAGCATAAGCCGGGCTCACAATCCCGAGTGA
- the LOC103710097 gene encoding uncharacterized protein LOC103710097 isoform X2, with protein MLEARSLRKALVPSSLLSDPSPGNLQSTRLALHVNEAGPSCLVYIASGCRVYKIEISMEDSTITKGKESLLIPVHAQVISSSIVDRCPHRSEIQSVVIAEGDSDNCLIMGTVDSYGHLIVSRLDVIDADVDRLSYSVLPRDCGVGEGSWAGVCFSPVHWSTVAVARSFCKSIDVYDQDIHLRSLHTLWYPASLSFLQNSLTGDGSSSILAVAEGSQLTIWDLRTNHNGGCIQRVCGSIGDLIYAVSCAPSGAIAVGGSDRTVTIYDPRKWSAISRWVNCSKYEITGLSFSSIDTACIYIQSVDYESAKADVLAGWCDSGSIFVADVLREQQESM; from the exons ATGCTGGAGGCGAGGAGCCTGCGGAAGGCGCTCGTCCCGTCTTCCCTCCTCTCCGATCCCTCTCCGGGGAACCTCCAGTCCACTCGACTCGCTCTCCAC GTCAATGAGGCCGGCCCTTCTTGCTTGGTCTACATCGCTTCCGGGTGCCGCGTTTACAAGATCGAG ATATCTATGGAAGATTCCACAATTACCAAGGGAAAGGAGAGTCTTCTGATTCCTGTTCATGCACAG GTGATAAGCTCATCAATAGTTGACCGCTGCCCACACCGTTCAGAGATTCAAAGTGTAGTAATTGCTGAGGGAGATA GTGATAACTGCTTAATTATGGGTACAGTAGACTCTTATGGTCACCTTATTGTATCCCGATTGGACGTGATAGATGCAG ATGTTGACAGGCTTTCATATTCGGTGCTGCCCCGGGATTGTGGTGTAGGAGAAGGGAGTTGGGCTGGGGTTTGTTTCAGCCCAGTTCATTGGTCTACG GTGGCAGTTGCTCGCAGCTTCTGCAAAAGCATTGATGTTTATGATCAAGATATTCATCTTCGGAGTTTACATAC GTTGTGGTATCCAGCGTCATTGAGCTTTCTTCAAAATTCGCTCACTGGGGATGGGAGTTCCTCTATACTAGCTGTTGCTGAAGGTTCTCAG CTGACTATATGGGACTTGAGAACAAATCACAATGGTGGTTGTATACAACGTGTTTGTGGCTCCATCGGAGATCTCATATATGCTGTTAGCTGCGCTCCATCTGGAGCAATTGCGGTGGGTGGATCTGATCGGACTGTAACCATCTACGATCCTCGCAA GTGGTCAGCCATATCAAGATGGGTAAACTGCTCCAAATATgag ATAACAGGTTTATCTTTTTCATCAATCGACACAGCCTGTATTTATATACAAAGTGTTGATTATGAG TCTGCAAAAGCAGATGTTCTTGCTGGATGGTGTGATTCTGGCAGTATCTTTGTGGCTGATGTTTTAAGGGAGCAACAGGAAAGCATGTGA